The Saimiri boliviensis isolate mSaiBol1 chromosome 19, mSaiBol1.pri, whole genome shotgun sequence genome contains the following window.
agcCCTCTTGCCCAGCCTCCTTCTTTGTTTAAGGGTGGATAGcgtttcattgtgtatatatctACAATTTCTTTAcacattcatccattgatagacacttaggttgactgCATATGTTGGCTAcagtaaatagtgctgcaatgagcgtGGAGTGGATAcctcaacatactgatttcatttcctttggatatatactcaatagtgggattgctggatctaattttatttgttaaacggatttattacataaaaaaatttttatacccAGACTGAAATCTGATTCacctttaagaaaaaattataatcccTCAGGTTTTATACTCCTAAATTGAACTTTAAGAACTTTAACACTCACTTCATTATCTTCTTCACTAAGCAGATTCTATCAATGTTTGAAGCATTGAGGTCTCATCTTAAATATCTCGCCTCAATAGCTTTTCCCCAACCCTCCTGACTCCAACTTTGCCAGATCTCCTTGTTATAGGCTCCTTCAACTATTCCTTTGGTAAGATTCATCAAACTTGTAGTTACTTGTCCAATGTCAATTGTTAGCATATGAGCTCCATGAAGTCACCATCTAAAATTCTTGGTCACTGTTATTCCCCAGCACTTAAGACAGTGTTTGGGCTATAGAAGCCACTCAATAAATCCACATTTAATGGATTTCTGAATTTGCTAACGTAAAATTGCAAAATGTTGGCACAAGGCCAAAACTGAATACATCTTCCTCTATTGTTCCCTTGGTCTTGAGGCACCACTCTTACTTCCTCATCACAGCGCAGACTCATAGAATTGATTATTAGAAGGAACTTAAAGATTCTCCCGTCTGAGAATCCATCTGATGCCAGAGATGTTGCACATCATCCAAGGAAGTGATTGTCCACCTTAGCTTGAATACGAGGGACAGAAACTACTCTTTAAGGCAACTCATTGCATCCAGAACAGCTTTGACTGTCAGGAAGCTGTTGAATAACCTTGATCCTCTGCAGTTCCCTCTCTTCCTGAATCTGATTTCGTATGGGTTTGATTAACATTGTATTCAAAATGATTTAAAGTCTTTTCGTAATATGAACAACATTGTTCAACTCTCTGGTTcaaactgctttttttcttttcttttctttgcttttatttcttttttcttttttttagatggagtctcactctctcctaggctggagtgtagtggcacaatctcagctcactgcaacctccacctactgggttcaagtgattctctggcctcagcctcctgagtagctgggattacaggcacacaccaccatacctagttaatttttgtatttttagtagagatggggtttcaccatgttagccaggctggtctcaaactcctgacctcaggtgatctgcctgcctcggcctcccaaagtgctaggattacaggcgtaagccactgcacctgaccaaacTGCTTTCTTAAAGAGGATCAAATCAAAATTTTCCCCCTGTGAATAGCCTCTCAGGTGGGAACGTAACTAGCTTTAAATAAAAGGGTGTCATCATTCGTCCATTGTAAAACTATCAGTTGAGTGCAGACACGTGTAATACGGGGGCCAGCACAGCAGCAGTGGGACATACGGAGGAAATGAAAGGTGGGGAGATACAGATGTTTGTAAGACCACATCATCACAGCAATACAGGAACTACCCAGAGAGAGCTAGGGCAGAGTACCCTGGGAGCCAAATAACAGGATAAGGAATATTCTAAGAGTTTGGGGCTTGCAGTATGTGTGGAGACCTGGGGATTCAGCAGGTAGGAAGTCTTGAAAGACTTCATTTAGGAAGTGCGATTTGGGTTGAGTTCGGTGGATTGTATCATGAGTCGGTGAGTAAACTGTCTTGACAATCAGGACCTGAGAGAGAACTAAGAGAGCCACAGTAGACAGGGTGGGGCTTAGTGAGGACAGAGGAAGTCAGAGGACTGTCGTCAGGGGAAAATCATTTCCCCTTCCTCAGGACTGTCAGTCAGGCTCTGTCTCTAGGAGCCTCCTAACCCAGTCTTCCGTGCAGTCCTGGGGACCGACCGACTGAGTCACACCTCTGGAACTGGGGGCTGCTGACATGTATGCCTTTCCTTGGCTGCTCCTTTTCCTGCTGCTCCAGGAGGGTGAGTGAGGCTGCCAGCTCCTGCACAGGAATGTCCCCTTCCACCTctgttctcctgcctctctgGGCCAGGGCCAGCAAGACCATTCCTTAGGGTTTGAATGTGTCAGCTCTTCTGGAGTTACAAGGAATAGGATGTGTGGCTTCAGGCCAGGACCTAGAGACACCTGGGGATACGGAAggaagagcaatcccaagacgGCAAAGGAGAAGGTATAACTTGGAAGGTGAAGGGACAGACAGAAGCAAACTCCTGGTAGGTGCTCAACTCAGACATAGGGGAACTCTGAAgccagaagcagcagctggaGAACAGGATTTAGTGTGAGAGCCAGAGAAGCTGCCCAGCTGAGATTACGCTACAGCTTCGCTGCCAGGTTCAGCAGCCCAGAGACACCAGCTGGActgtttgcttctcttttcttcctgtatCTGCAGCCAAAGGAGACTCTGGAGATGATGTGGATCCTGAGGAAGTGGTTGCGGTCCTTCAGGAGTCCATCATCCTCCCCCTGGAAATACCGCCCGATGAAGAGGTTGAGAACATCATCTGGTCCTCCCACAAAACCCTTGCAACTGTAGTGCCAGGGAAAGAGGGACATCCAGCTACCATCATGGTGACCAACCCACAGTACCAGGGCCGAGTGAGCCTCCTGGACCCCAGCTATTCCCTGCATATCAGCAATCTGAGCTGGGAGGACTCGGGGCTTTACAAGGTTCAAGTCAACCTGAGATCATCCCAGATCTCTATCATGCAGGAGTACGATCTCCGTGTCTACCGTGAGTTTAGGCTGGGAACCAGAAAGCTGCTTTTTTGGAGCTCTTCTGAGCTGCTCACATCATGAAGTAGGGGTCTCAGGACTTGGGATTATAGTTTGGGGGGCTGGAATTGGAGGCAGACTGTCTCCAATCTAGATGCTGGAATTGAGTGTGCCCAGTCCACCTGTTGTAtctgaactgcagcaacaggAGAAGTGAGCTGGGGCAAGGAGGCTGTTCCCATGGAGGTGTTTGATGCAGTGTCAGGGATCAGGTGCTTCATGTACGGACCCTGTAGAGGGCTTTTCTCTTCCAATGAAATTGCGTCCTGGGGACGAACACCACCTGCATTCCTGAGCCTTTTATTTTCCTGTGTGATGAGGGCTACTAATGAGTATCTTCTCTTTACTTGAACCCAAATTTCTTCTTAGTGCCTGTCACATTGCATCTACCTTGAAGCTTGTAGAGACACTGATTAAAATGTAAATGCCCTTGAGAGGGGTGATAATATTTGATGGGATCAAGGAGACAGAATGTGGATGGAGGAAGGTGGAGTACAAAAGTAAGAGAGAGAAGATATAAAGGGGAAGTGGAAGATGCCAAAGGCTGCCCTGTCTACTTCGACAGTTGCCTTGGGGACCTTGGAACCACAGCTTTTATAGTggctgggtttgtttttgcttgtttgttgtttaGGCGAAGGGACTGTCAAAGGGTAGCATCAGTACCCCGGATTTGAGGAGTTTAGGAAAACAGACCCAACCCCTGATTGTGTAGAGggcctttgtgtttttcttcatctAGGACGGCTGTCAAAGCCCCACATCACCGTGAAGTTTGAGATCTCTGGGGAAGGTGCCTGCAATATGTCCCTGATGTGCTCTGTGGAGAAGGCAGGCATGGACGTGACCTACAGCTGGCTCTCCTGGGGGGATAGCACTTACACATCCCATGAAGGCCCTGTCCTCAGCACAGCCTGGAGTCCGGGGGACAGGGCCCTCTTCTACACTTGCAGAGCCAGCAACCCCATCAGCAACATCAGTTCTCGCCCCATCCCTGCTGGGCCCTTCTGTGCAGGTACCAGAACCCCTGAGACTCCCCCTGAGCTCATGCAAGACCGTGCCTGGAGCACCATAGCATCatctccctcccccagctcttTCCAAGAGAGCCCAAGGAATCCAGAAGCTAACCCCCTCCCATGGAGGCTTGACGCCTGGATTGGAGAGAGGTCCTCCCTTTTTCTGGTGCTCCCGACTTCCCAaagttcttttctcttgcttggCTTCAGAATGATTCCTAGATCTCAGTTTCTGAGCTTCTGTGCATAGAATATATTTCCAGAGACATTGCAAGGGGACATCAACTGTTTGTGAGCTTGAGACCCCTACATGAAATCTGGATAGGAGTCTACCCCCTAATCTTAACCCTAGCCCTACCTCTGATGGgcccttttcctcccttcttccatcCCAGATCCTGACTATGCTTCTGAGAAGCCCTCAACAGACTTCTGCCTCTTGACCAAGGGATTGCTCATCTTCTTGCTCTTGCTAATTCTGGCCATTGGGATCTGGGTCATCCAAGTCTGGAAAAGATGCAGAATGCCAAGGATGAAGAAACTCAggagaaacagaatgaaattgaGAAGGAAGGCAAAGCCTGGCTCTAGCACTTCCTGACTGCTCCTTGGGAACCCCAGTCTTGAGCTTGGTTTCTTCCCAGCACCCAGAGAATGCTTCCTCAACTTCCTTCTAGGGGAAGGAGGTGCTCGGGGGTGGatatgcagtgagccatgcttcTGAGGGAAGATTGGCTGCCAATAAAGTCAAATTAGGCGACCACAACTCTGCAGAAGCTGTGTTGGGTCCTTCTGTCCTTGCTGGGTGGCTCTGGCAAAACCCACTCTGCTGGCTTTCCCCCAAATCCAGTTGCCTTCTCCCAGGTCCATGTGCTTTTTCAGGCCCACCTCTGGGGAGGAAAGTGGGTCTAAAAGGCCCCCTCACAGGGAAGTGTTGGTATGCTGTCACTCACCACCTATCCCGTTCTCCACCAACTTGCTTGCTATTTATGCATTAAATAAGAAAAGTGAGAGATTTCTTTGAACCTAACTGAACCTGTGATTTGAGAGTTTCAGGCATTTCAAATCTTGCATAAAAGTGGCCTATTCCTGTTAAGATTCTTCTGCTCCCTTACCCCACTCTCATCCTGGCAGATGCATTTGCTTAACAACCCCATCCATCCCAGCCTGGTGTAGAAGCTGTCCTAaacagggaggtggggaagggccTCGTTCAGACATACTCTGGGTCTGAGTTGAGCCCCGCGACCTCTCCGTCATCTCCCTGATGCCAGTTGCTCTGGGCCTCTGGCGCCTACCCCATGGGAATGACAGCTCCACTGGATCGTTAGCCGAGATTATGGAGCCTTGACTTCTGCTTGTGATTAGTATTACTGTCGTGTCTGTCCCCTGCTTTTAGATTTCCATGTCTTAGGCCTTCTCTTTGTGGTCTTGTCCTGGGTTACTACCCACCCCCCACTCCCTGGCAAAGGCTTGTTAAGTTTATGTGCTCGCTGTTTCCTTAGCCCAGTGATCAGCCTGAATTCTCTTCCCAGGCCTGGAGTGCCCCTGCCCAAGTCTCCATCATTCCCTCCAAATCAGATCTTGTGGACGTTACTTATGCAGCTGCCATGGGGCAGGAAGTTAGAGGGAgaggagactggagagagaatCAGAAACCAGGACAGGTGTCCACAGTGGGCGAATTGTAGAAAGTGGTGAAGGCTGTGATATGTATGGCGGGAAGAGCCTAGGTGACGTTTTGGAGCTCTGGGCTTTGGTCTGCCACTCACCTCTGGCCTGTGACCCTGTGTTCAGCAAACTTCCACTGACCTACAGTCCCTTTCTGCAAGAAGCACACACtggaagacagaggcaggcagccgGGCAGCTCGGAGCTCCCACAGAGACAGGGTGGGCTGGGCGCCCTAGGAGGCTTCAGAAGAGGTATCTGAAGAGTGAGGAGAGGGCCACGTGGCAGGAGGCACGCCTGACGTTGCTGTGGgtctcttcttcctcttgtttTTGAGGGAGAGGATGCTGATCTCAAAAGTATCTtccaaaaaaagaacaggaagtcTGTGAAGGGGTCAGTGAAGTGCATTCAATTGGGAAACCAAGGAGACTAAGGACACCTGGCTTTTAGGAAAGTAGGACACAAGGGCTGGCACATGACCGCCCGGGAGGAGGGCCTTGAGAGCTGCATGGGGCAGGCCAGAAGCCAAGAGTAGGGGTCTCCCTAGGTATTTGTGCAGGAGATGCAGCCTCCTGGGGCTTGGGAAGGAGGTAGTAAGGTTGGGAAACCGGCCCCAAGAGCTCCTAGTGCTGGTAAACTGGTCCCCTCTGCTTTCTGAGGGCCTGAGCCCTTGCCCCTCTGGAAGGCAGTCCCTGGCCTGAGGCTGGTTCTCTGGGCCTTTCTTAGGCCCTGAGCAGTCTTGCTTCCCAAATGGCCAGCAGCCCCCAGTTCCTCGGTTTCCTTTTATACCTGTCCTAGGAGGCACCACTGCAGGGCTGGGGACTGTCTGGAAGGGCCACCTTGAGTCCATCTGTACACAAAGGGGCAGCTCATTTCTCATTATTGCAGGGTTgagtttatagaaaataaataaaggaatgaacgTATGACAGGCCCAGGGATTTTCCTGGAAGTTAGCAAAGTTTCTTCTTCTCACAGCCAATCTCTGAGCAGAGAAGGGCTGAGGCTTCAAAACAGGCTGAGCATCGGGAAGAGGAAGGATGAGACCTTAAAGAAAGTTGAGGGAgacagaggcgggcggatcacctgaggttcaggagttcaagaccagcctggccaacatggcgaagccctgtctctactaaaaatacaaaaaattagccaggcgcagtggcatgcacctgtaatcccaggtacttggggggctgaggcaggagtatctcttgaacccaggaggtggaggttgcagtgagccgagatctcgccactgcactccagcctgggcaacagagcaagacttcgtctcaaataaaatgaaaaaagaaagaaagaaagttgaatATTAACTCAGAGAGGCACAGGCCTCTGCCTCTGCAACAAGACAGGAACTTGGCAAGGACTGGGGAGGCAGAAGAGACACCTACGCCTTCAAGGAATGTTTTGTGGAGTGTGTAAAGTTAAAATAACAAGGTGTGCCAGGGCTGGGATGAAGATGAGGGTGTGGTGGGAGGAGTCAGGGAGGGTGTCCTGGAGGGAACAGATCATAGAAATTTGACCTGTGATCAGCAGTGAGtctggggaaaggagaaaagggcATTCTAGCCGGAGGGCAGCTAAGTGCTGAGACACTGACATGGGAGCACAGTAGTTCTAAGCCTTCAAGGCCATGCACACTGCGGTAAAGGGGTAGCTGAGAAAACCAGGCTGGAAAGGTAAGCAGGGCCTTTCTGAAGGGGGAATTCAAGGACAAACAGGACAATAGACACACCCTCGTGGGGCTTAGTGTCTCACTGGGACAGAAGACAGGTACACAAAAAGTTAAATGACAGTAGATGAGAAACTACACTTCTTTACTGATCTGGTAAGAAGACTACTGCTTATAAGCATGTGGTCAACAGAGTCCCTGGAATTGacaaccttttcttttcttttttagctcaGATATAATTTAATATACGCCTGATTAACAGCATCCACATTATTGATGACTAAATCTACACTATCTATTCCAGAATATGGGATAGTTACGTGGTGCTTAATTGGTACAAGCAGCATTAACACATCAAATGTGGTTCCTACTAAAAGTTCATGTGTTCCAACTTTCAGGGTTCATTTGATATCAAGTAATTCTCTGCTTATCTATGGACAATGAGAAACTGCTGATTGGGAATACATGTGCTTAATGGTGCCAAGCAGACATCTCTGAGGTCACACCATCCCCTTTGTGCAGGCAGGGCTGTGGAGCAGCTCGGGTCCTCTCTTCACAAGGCCTGCTGAAATATTAGGTATACACCAGGGAGACAGAACCAGtaggatagatagatacagatacagaaaaatgaGATGAGATTTATTAGGGAAATTGGCTTACATGATCATGGAGGCAGAGTCCTATGACATGCAAACTGAAGGCCCTGGGCTGCCGGAAgtgtggctcagtccaagtccaaaagcctCACAACTGGGGAGGCCAGTGGTATAACTCTCAGTCCCAAGTCTGGAGAGTCTGGAGTTTTGATGTTCAGGGAGGAGGAGAATAGTCCagctctgagagagagagagagagagacacagacagagagacagagagagagagagagagaaaggaagaagaaggaggaggaggaggaaaaggaatcagaggaggggaggaggagagggaggataTATTTTCTGATATCCTTGTCAGCAATTTGAAAATATGGGGGCTGGCTGATACTTAGATTAGGTGAAATCCTTGTTGGCTGAATAAGCTTTCCCAGAGAGTAATGACTATGAATCAAGGACAACCTAGAGGAAAATCTTTTGTTTTGAACCTCAgggactatttttttaaatcagctttcACTCCAAGCATAGTGAGGGAACAGGTTAAAGGGCTAGCTTCCTTTTCTTACGAAAAAAGCTTCAATATACCTGTGAATCAGACACAACATGGCAGTAACAATAAAACTCACAAAATAAACTTCCAGAAAAAAAGGAGGCCGTatcatacacttttaaaaattgaaagccgttttaaatgtcatttaacaAAAACTTACTTTAATGTCCAAATGAGGTTAGTTTATCCTCAAGAAGCCACTGGAGACAGCAGTTTAGACCAGAGGTTTGGTCAATTCTAACAGGGTGGGAGAGAGATCCTTCCTGATGACTAGTGAGGATCCAAAGATTTAAAAACGCTTCGCTCTTTGACCATCTTTTTTAGCCTTGCTTCCATGCTGCATTCATTAGCATGTTTCCATTATAATCTTGCCAGTAGATCGGTGTATTACATTGAAAAGCCATGTTGAAAAGCTGCCACTTTGGAAACATTTGCTGGAGGGATGGTGGGAGAGACTGGTCCACTGCttctgcctcttctcttccaTCTCAGTCACCCCAAAGCACTAAAATCTTTACACCTGGAAGAACTGTCCAGCAGGCAGAGCTTACTAAGGATGGAATGGGTATCACAGTAGTGCTGAGCTTCCTGGCTAGGATGTGATCAGATAGGTGCTTGGATGACTACCTGGAGAAACGATGTGGCAGGGATTCTGGGGCCACGCAGTGCCTAGGTCCATCCCGGAGGGTCTCTCATGACGTTGCAGCAGTGATTCTGTGAGTCTGATGCCTGGTGCACTCAGTGTGAGTCTTAGTACTTCAGATTGGAATGAGATCGGCATGTTGCTTTCAAGGAAAGCTTCCAAGCGAGCCAACGAAACAGGAAGGACCTGGACAGCCAATGATTGCTTAAGCCGACCCTGTATCCCTACAGCATCACCAAGCTGAGGAGGTAGAAGCGAATCTCTAAGGGGTAAGATATGCAAGATATCTTTGTGTCTGAGGGTGAAGTCTCAAAGGCAGTGGGTTAGATGAAGTGTGGATTGGGTCTGAATCCAGCTCTGCCGTTTCCTAGAGGGGAAAGCTTGGGGCCAAGTTACTtcatctccctgagcctcagttttctcgttAGTCAAAGCGAGCTCTACTTAACTTCTCAGTGTTTGTGCAGGTTACACAGGAGTTATAAAGTATCTAGTCCCGGTCTGGCACCCTGCAGGGGTCCAGTGCGTGACCCTCTATTTCATTCCCCTCTTTCCGTCCCCCATGTCAGAgtatctgtcgtttctccccTCTGGGCCTGTTTCTCTGGGTCGTTGGTGCTGGATCCGCCTCGGGAGCTGACTTGGCAACCCCACGCTCAGAGCACGGCCTGCCCCGGCTGCACACGGTGGGAGGCGCCAATGCAGACAGGTATTTCCAGTCCTGCTAGAGAAGCAATGGGTGGAGGTGGAaatggggatgggggaggagatCGGATGAGCCCGGGACCTGGGTGGATCCCCTGGGAGGAGGGCGGGGAGTCTTGCTCCCTGCCTGTTGCTTCTGGCCCCAGGCTCAGATTTCAACCCTAGCTGCCGCCTCCGTGGCGCGCCCGTTAGGGGAGCGGAGAGGGTCGCCCGCAGGCTCGGAAGGAAGGACGGCGTACCAGGAACCTGTCAAGGTGCCAGCTCCCGCAGCCCCGGAACGCGGGCCGGACCCTGCGGCCCCTCTTGCTGGCGGCGGGAAGCTGCCGACCCGCCTTTCGGCGCTTGGCTGGGCAGAGGTCCACGAGGGGGCGACCTGAGCCCACGTGCCACCGAGCCCTTCCCTCCTGAAACTACAACTCCCAGGCCGCCCAGGGGCCCCGCCCGCCTCGCCGCGCCTCTGGCGGCTCCAATTGGCCGCCGCGGGAGGAGGATTGGCGGTCTCCAGGGCGACGGGAGGCGCTCGGGGCATCCGAGGCGGGGAGGCGGGTCCGCCCCCTATTGTGTAGCGGCGAGAGTGGAGCCGAGCCGTGCGGAGCAGGTGAGGGAGGGGGCGTCCTGGGGGGATAGAAGTGGGGGTGCTGGCGGGGGCATGGAGAGTAGTGTGGAGTTATGGGGGACAGGAGAAATCTGGGAGTTCTAGGGAGAAGTGGAATTCTTTGGGCAAGCAGAACTGGGGGAGTTCTGGGGAGGGAAGTGAAATtcttggtgggtgggtgggggttcCCGGAGAACTGGAGGAGTTCAGGAGGCAACATGGGGGAGTTCCTGGTGGGTTCCCAGAGAAAAGAAGAGTTTCAGGGGACCCGAGAATGCGAGGGAGAAAGGAATTGTTGGGGTGGGGTATCAGAAGTGTAttgtgggctgaggcaggagaatcccaggGAGGGGAATTCTGGGGAGGAGAGGATGGGaagtggctgggggtggggtggggaaacCAGAAGGGAGTTCTTTGTAGCGCGGAGGACCTGCTACAATGGGAGATCAGGTGCGAGAAGCTGGAATTGAGGGGGACTGTGCGTAGCAGCAATCACTGGGAAGGGAGTCCTGGGAGGATGAGGGAGTTGTGTGTGGGGAGACTAGAAAGGTGAGGAAATAGTGGAGGCTGGGGAGTTGGAAAGATCTTAGGAGACTCGGAGGAATTCCAGGGATGCCTGGTTACTCAGGGTCTTGGAAAACAGCCAGGAGAGAACTAGGGGTTCCTATAAACTTGGAAAAAGGTTTTTTGGGGAAGTATGGGAGAGCTGCCTGGAGGCAGTGGGAAGCAGGGGGCATGGTTGCTAGTGAATTGCCAGAAGTTAGACATACAGGATCATTAAGTAGAGGCAGGGATCAGAGTCCCTGGAGGATGTTTTATAGTTTGTCCTGAACTTTGTGGCCAAGAGTGGAGTGGAGGCCTCAGAGCAGAGTCCACTTggctgtgccaggccctggcaTGGACCCTCTGGCTCTCTGAGACTGCCCTAGGATTTGTGGGGCTGTCAAGAGTTCCTACGCTCCATGCTTCAGGGCTAATTTTGTACACCTCAGGGACTCACAGGCTTTTTTTGGACCATGCCCCTGGGGTTGAGGAAGAGAGAGCCTGACAAACCAAACTGTAGCACCCCGAGGATACTGGAGGGGAGTGAGTGGGAGGAATTTGGGTGAGGTCCTCGAGTGGTGGTGCCTGGCAGGGGGCGGGCTGCTTGGCTGTATCATCAGGAAGAAGCTGCCAGCCCCGGGACCTGTCCAGACCTGGAGGATGCTGCCTGGGCCCCCCATACAGGCAGGTGGGGGAAGCAGCTCCTCCTCTCGAAAGTGCCTGACTCCCTCACTGCCAAGGCCGTGTAGCAGTGTAGGGAGACTGAGTGGAGAAAGACCTCCGGGTCTCCAGTTTCCAGGGTTTTTCATAGAGGCTGGGGAAATAGGGCAAGGGAGTGTATGGGGGTGTCCTGGGGACCACTTTCTGATGGTTAAGGACCCTGGATTTGCATCCAGGATTTGCCCTTGACTGGCTCTCTGTCCCTGAGCAGAGATCCTCAGGGTCCTTATCTGCCACAGTGGGGTGAAGGCGACAGCACTGGTTCCTTCTTGCTGCTATACCTTGGTAGCATCAAGAGTAAGGGGAGAAGCAAGAGCAGGCTGGGCCATGAGTGTCTTGATCTACTGTACTTCCTTCCAAAGTCTTTTTTCAAGTATATAAGGAACCCCAGTTCTCTCCTGGCTTAGCTTTTCAAGACCCTCAGAACTTAGGCATCCCCAGAATCCTTCCACATTTCCCAAGACCTTCCCAACTCTCCCAGCTTCCCCATTTCCTCACCTTTCTGGTCTCTGCATTCAGCACTCACCATTCTCCCAGTACTCCTACCCCTGCTCTTATTCCCCAGAACTTCAAGATCctccccctttccccctccccGCAGTTACCTATGCTCCCCGCTCCTGTCTCTTCCCAGCGTCTTTCTCTAACTGTGGGGTTTCTCCTGGACTCCAGTATTGGCCAACTCTGCCTGCTGCCTTGCACTTTGCATTTAGATCTGGTGGTTCTCCAGAGAGCAGCTTCCTTGGGTGTTACATGAGCCAAGCCCTCACTGTCCAGAAGAGTGAGAGCTGAAACCTGTGCCCTGAGCTGATCGCAAGGACATCCCTTGGCCCCTCCACCTGGGCTCCTGCGGATAGGAGGGGCTGGGCGAGCAGGCCAGCTGGGCTATGGTGTGGTGCCTCGGCCTGGCTGTCCTCAGCCTGGTCATCAGCCAGGGGGCTGACGGTGagctgaactcctgggcttaagaacTCCCTGTTAGCCTTGGGGTGAGGATGGGGTGCTTCTCAAGGGTTCCTCTTTGagcagggcaggggaggaagAGGGCTGGTTCTGGAGAAGCTGAACTAGGGGTTCCTCTGGTCACCCAAAGTCCTAAGGTGCCTATAGAGATACTGATGACATCTCCCCTCCCAGCACTGACCCTGGCCCCCTGTTGTGCCCTCATACCATCCATCACGCAGGTCAAGGGAAGTCTGAGGTGGACTCAGTGGTGGGCCGGGCTGGGGAGAGTGTGGTGCTGGGCTGTGACCTGCTGCCCCCGGCCGGCCGGCCCCCTCTGCATGTCATCGAGTGGATGCGCTTTGGATTCCTGCTTCCCATCTTCATCCAGTTCGGCCTCTACTCTCCCCGAATTGACTCTGATTACGTGGGTAAGAGTTCTCCTCaggtggggggtagggaggtatCAGCAAGAAAGGTGGGCTTCGTAGAGTCAGGCAAGGCCCCCTGTGAACCACTCTGTCCAGGCCCCGATCTCATCTCCAGCTCTACTGCCTTAACTCTGCTTAACAAGCATGGCTCTGCTCCCAAGCAGTTAATTCATTGAACGATTCATTcatttacacacacagacacacacgcacacgcacacgtaTAGCTGTGCTATTTAGAACTCCACGTGGTCTGTTCCAGAGGAGATCCTGCGGCCCTATTCCAAGTATCCATCCTAATTCTGTAATTGCTTTTTCTAGATCTCATCATGAAACCTCCCAGACTTCATCCTGATCTCTAGTCTCCCTACTTGGCCCTACCTTGGTCCTGGCTCTACTGTCTGCTCACTCCTCTGCCCTCTCCTTCCTCAT
Protein-coding sequences here:
- the SLAMF9 gene encoding SLAM family member 9 precursor (The RefSeq protein has 5 substitutions compared to this genomic sequence) encodes the protein MYAFPWLLLFLLLQEAKGDSGDDVDPEEVVAVLQESIILPLEIPPDEEVENILWSSHKTLATVVPGKEGHPATIMVTNPQYQGRVSLLDPSYSLHISNLSWEDSGLYKVQVNLRSSQISIMQQYDLRVYRRLSKPHLTLKFEISGEGACNMSLTCSVEKAGMDVTYSWLSWGDSTYTSHEGPVLSTAWSPGDRALFYTCRASNPISNISSRPIPAGPFCADPDYASEKPSTDFCLLTKGLLIFLLLLILAIGIWVIQVWKRCRMPRMKKLRRNRMKLRRKAKPGSSTS